From Pseudoalteromonas viridis, the proteins below share one genomic window:
- the acnB gene encoding bifunctional aconitate hydratase 2/2-methylisocitrate dehydratase, producing MLQEYRKHVEERAEQGIVPKPLDAQQTAELIELLKTPPAGEEEFIVDLFINRVPPGVDDAAYVKAGFLAAITKGEATSPLITKAYAAELLGTMLGGYNIAPMIELLDDDELAPIAVKGLSHTLLMFDAFYDVEEKAKAGNAFAKQVIESWANAEWFLEKPAVADKISVTVFKVTGETNTDDLSPAPDAWSRPDIPLHALAMLKNERDGINPDKAGEVGPVTQLEALKQKGLPLAYVGDVVGTGSSRKSATNSVLWFMGDDIPFVPNKRVGGVCLGGKIAPIFFNTMEDSGALPIELPVDDLNMGDQIDIYPYEGVVKRHGSDEVITTFSFKSDVILDEVRAGGRIPLIIGRGLTDKARQSLGMEPEEIFCKPKLIEDSGKGFTLAQKMVGRACNMPGVRPGQYCEPTMTTVGSQDTTGPMTRDELKDLACLGFSADLTMQSFCHTSAYPKPIDVNTHHTLPDFIMNRGGVSLRPGDGVIHSWLNRMLLPDTVGTGGDSHTRFPLGISFPAGSGAVAFAAATGVMPLDMPESVLVRFKGEMQPGITLRDLVHAIPYYAIKQGLLTVEKKGKINEFSGRILEIEGVEHLTVEQAFELSDASAERSAAGCTVKLSQESIEEYLNSNIVMLKWMISEGYGDVRTIERRITKMEEWLANPELMTADADAEYAHTIEIDLAEIKEPILCAPNDPDDARLLSEVTGEKIDEVFIGSCMTNIGHFRAAGKLLDNFGGRLPTQLWVAPPTKMDRDQLTDEGYYGIYGRVGARIETPGCSLCMGNQARVADKATVVSTSTRNFPNRLGTGANVYLASAELAAVAAIMGKLPTPAEYQEYAERINATAADTYRYLNFHKMPQYTKKADSVIIQQAV from the coding sequence GTGCTTCAAGAATATCGTAAACATGTTGAGGAGCGCGCAGAGCAGGGGATTGTTCCCAAACCACTGGATGCGCAACAAACGGCAGAACTGATCGAGTTATTGAAAACGCCACCAGCAGGTGAAGAAGAGTTTATCGTCGATCTCTTTATCAACCGTGTACCACCCGGGGTGGATGATGCGGCATATGTGAAGGCGGGCTTTTTAGCGGCCATCACCAAAGGCGAAGCGACGTCACCTTTGATCACCAAAGCCTATGCCGCAGAGTTGCTGGGCACTATGCTGGGCGGCTACAACATTGCCCCAATGATAGAGCTGCTGGATGATGATGAACTGGCACCTATCGCAGTAAAAGGGCTGTCTCATACGCTGTTAATGTTTGATGCCTTTTACGATGTTGAGGAAAAAGCCAAAGCAGGCAATGCCTTTGCTAAGCAAGTGATTGAGTCCTGGGCCAACGCTGAGTGGTTCCTGGAAAAACCAGCAGTTGCAGACAAAATATCTGTTACCGTATTTAAAGTCACCGGTGAGACCAATACGGATGACCTCTCCCCGGCGCCGGACGCCTGGTCACGCCCTGATATTCCATTACATGCACTGGCCATGCTAAAAAATGAGCGTGATGGGATCAATCCGGATAAGGCGGGTGAGGTAGGCCCGGTCACCCAGCTGGAGGCGCTGAAACAAAAAGGCTTGCCACTGGCGTACGTCGGTGATGTGGTCGGTACGGGCTCTTCACGTAAGTCAGCCACTAACTCGGTGCTGTGGTTTATGGGTGATGATATTCCGTTTGTACCGAATAAGCGCGTGGGTGGTGTGTGCCTGGGTGGTAAGATAGCACCTATTTTCTTCAATACCATGGAAGACTCGGGTGCGCTGCCGATTGAGCTGCCTGTGGACGACCTGAACATGGGCGATCAGATTGATATCTATCCCTACGAAGGGGTTGTGAAGCGTCATGGCAGCGATGAAGTGATCACCACGTTTAGCTTCAAATCTGACGTGATCCTCGACGAAGTGCGCGCCGGCGGTCGTATTCCTTTGATTATTGGTCGCGGACTGACAGACAAGGCACGGCAGTCATTGGGTATGGAGCCGGAAGAGATTTTCTGTAAACCTAAGCTAATTGAAGATTCAGGAAAAGGGTTCACACTGGCGCAGAAAATGGTTGGTCGCGCCTGTAATATGCCAGGTGTACGTCCCGGTCAGTATTGTGAACCGACCATGACCACCGTCGGCTCGCAGGACACCACAGGCCCAATGACCCGGGATGAGTTGAAAGACCTGGCGTGTCTGGGCTTTTCGGCAGATCTGACAATGCAGTCATTTTGCCATACTTCGGCGTACCCTAAGCCCATTGATGTGAATACGCACCACACCTTGCCCGATTTCATCATGAACCGGGGTGGGGTATCACTGCGCCCTGGTGACGGCGTGATCCACTCATGGTTAAACCGTATGTTGCTGCCCGACACAGTAGGCACTGGCGGTGACTCCCATACGCGTTTCCCGCTGGGTATTTCCTTCCCTGCGGGGTCTGGTGCTGTAGCCTTCGCGGCAGCGACCGGTGTGATGCCACTGGATATGCCTGAATCTGTATTGGTGCGCTTTAAAGGCGAGATGCAGCCTGGGATCACCCTGCGTGATTTAGTCCATGCAATTCCATACTACGCCATCAAACAAGGCCTGCTGACGGTTGAAAAGAAGGGTAAGATCAATGAGTTCTCTGGTCGTATCCTGGAAATTGAAGGGGTTGAACACCTCACTGTAGAACAAGCATTTGAGTTGTCTGATGCCTCGGCCGAGCGCTCTGCCGCGGGCTGTACGGTTAAGCTGTCTCAGGAATCCATTGAAGAGTACCTCAATTCCAATATCGTAATGCTGAAGTGGATGATTTCTGAGGGCTATGGCGATGTTCGTACCATAGAGCGTCGTATCACTAAGATGGAAGAATGGCTGGCTAATCCTGAGCTGATGACGGCGGATGCCGACGCTGAGTATGCCCATACGATAGAGATTGACCTGGCTGAAATCAAAGAGCCAATTTTGTGTGCGCCAAACGATCCAGATGATGCTCGTTTGTTGTCTGAGGTCACCGGTGAGAAAATTGATGAAGTCTTCATCGGATCGTGTATGACCAACATTGGCCACTTCAGAGCGGCAGGTAAACTGCTCGATAATTTTGGTGGTCGTTTACCCACTCAGCTGTGGGTTGCTCCACCGACTAAGATGGACAGAGATCAGCTGACCGACGAAGGATACTACGGTATTTATGGGCGGGTTGGTGCGCGTATCGAAACGCCGGGATGTTCATTGTGTATGGGCAACCAGGCGCGGGTTGCGGATAAAGCAACGGTGGTATCTACCTCAACGCGTAATTTCCCCAACCGCCTGGGGACTGGTGCCAATGTCTACCTGGCGTCAGCTGAGCTGGCAGCGGTTGCGGCGATTATGGGTAAGTTGCCGACCCCTGCGGAGTATCAGGAATATGCCGAGCGGATCAACGCCACGGCGGCAGATACTTATCGCTACCTGAATTTCCATAAAATGCCTCAGTACACCAAAAAAGCGGATAGCGTGATTATTCAGCAAGCGGTTTAA
- a CDS encoding autotransporter outer membrane beta-barrel domain-containing protein — translation MNKSLIMACCLVTGTATAAPNPSYSEIRLGFESIDYSEALNDLSGLGRLTQDATVSNPTIRQLSYSGINDDWGVYIGTAATIYTGLDTETWYVSDFTDPNDSSVTHQFGAVQTNDFKVKSNEIALSAAYNMTRALQVTMGGRVFTTSFTRSDFQFAQPGAGQFDQVLQSAPRGEGDPVARFNLPGQTNTGSGDLEGLPGNLQSVVSTTEDQMSIIAAAGLRYDSKLQDAFNKFSWYADAEVTLPIYTRVQNTRTIEKTLSETFNGWGIQARAGVRYQVFKTIAVMAGVDASYKERDAISESDGNRRTVPDIEYTNLSLSAGIQWSY, via the coding sequence ATGAATAAATCACTCATTATGGCGTGTTGTCTGGTGACAGGCACCGCTACTGCTGCACCCAATCCCTCCTACAGTGAAATTCGACTCGGTTTTGAATCAATCGACTACAGTGAAGCGCTCAATGACTTGAGCGGACTGGGCCGTTTGACCCAGGATGCCACAGTCAGCAACCCCACAATACGACAACTTTCCTACTCGGGTATAAATGACGATTGGGGTGTGTATATTGGGACGGCCGCAACCATATACACCGGCCTGGATACAGAGACCTGGTATGTGAGCGATTTCACCGATCCCAATGATAGCTCAGTGACACACCAGTTTGGTGCCGTGCAGACCAACGACTTTAAAGTAAAGTCTAACGAAATTGCCCTGAGTGCCGCCTACAATATGACGCGTGCACTACAGGTGACCATGGGCGGGCGGGTATTCACCACCAGTTTTACCCGCTCAGACTTCCAATTCGCACAACCAGGCGCAGGTCAGTTTGATCAGGTTCTACAGTCTGCACCGCGTGGTGAGGGCGATCCGGTGGCGCGCTTTAACTTACCCGGACAAACCAACACAGGTAGTGGCGATCTCGAAGGATTACCAGGTAATTTACAGTCTGTGGTATCCACCACCGAAGACCAAATGAGCATCATTGCGGCGGCGGGACTGCGTTATGACAGCAAATTACAGGATGCCTTTAACAAATTTAGCTGGTATGCGGATGCCGAAGTCACGCTCCCCATTTATACTCGGGTACAAAATACCCGTACCATAGAAAAAACCCTCAGTGAGACATTCAATGGCTGGGGCATTCAGGCACGTGCGGGCGTGCGCTATCAGGTGTTTAAGACTATTGCCGTAATGGCGGGAGTGGATGCTTCCTACAAAGAGCGTGACGCTATCTCTGAGTCAGATGGCAATCGCCGTACGGTGCCAGATATCGAATACACAAACCTTTCTCTTTCAGCTGGCATTCAGTGGAGTTATTAA
- a CDS encoding leucine-rich repeat domain-containing protein produces MRKKSRCVYAADKGCQQADKQDWFFQPTLFEITAQGEGNGQLFPGYQQIIEGRGAEIYIEPNQGYLLDTITGCGGQLDGGLYLLPKVVQSCEVTATFKQDPSVAARAGITDPVLAQCVNNTHAEMPEQVTELYCDYQDGIQSLVGLTNLTELHTLALSQLEVTALDLSGLEKLTSLHINDSHNGLTSLTMTNPEQLTQLSLINNGLGSTQLAALELERFTALTSLDLSNNQLTELSGAAWPELRFLEVNGNQLATLSIDKNLKLQWLRASGNQLKRLDISANTDLEFVSVSNNQLTGITTAEHPVLTRFLAWSNRLSELQLEGMPKLKDLEVEHNPLVRLDTSHNPELTILWIHGALIRQLDLSANPNLERLFANDLVHLNGLDLSANPRLHYLEIGHNNHWQSLTLADEVVLQYLGMASNPELLSKLSSATARQVSGLNISSTDPQLVDLTPFDKLTALTWQNAGLQQLDLSALPQLSSLNLSENPFSQLDLSPQTQLQQLDLSGTALPGLDISALPDLHTLNIDGSAITVLDVGHNPKLHAIYASHSAIEVVSGLESLENKWANIGLMHNPLSDDTIAYLADLRDHQGYINLSFSKLFVPVIELSGPGSVRLELYYNGNEYYHQAYFEPEPGYAVSEANGCPGHWEGNSYAIEPLTAACTLQVTFAEVVPLSQQIGLTDPALSLCVDNSGYSWPREVVELSCHQAISTTDFAPLAAFHNLTSLQLYQVQASELDFSALPGLTSLSLGGSKVTALAVHPDAPITTLNLEYMSLTNSELAALNLARFTHLEALSLYGNELTEFNGDTLPKLKRLELGWNLLTTLNLTQNPALQHLSTENNPLQVLDISSNPRLIGVRAVFNQLSRIEFGDHPELELLALWNNQLTTLMLNNMPKLRQLYASSNRLTQLDVSAVPSLETLEISDNTLTSLDLAGNVNLQWLVANRMEQLESLDLSHNTQLRSLSLENYDMWRAIRLPDLSNLTFLNVSGSPELFKEITNQPLPALEGLHVNRLSHQIVDLANFPNIISLSWTDAKLPAAYLSEAAALRVVDLSRNPLTELELSRNYQLTELKLNNTQLTALALSHVQALESLEFSHTPVTSLDLQYHPHLYNVYASAAALTEVSGIESVESKFVNLELRNNPLSDDTVAYLTRMREQGYIELRYSQASVAEVKVTGNGVVDRTYLELTEGQTFDLQLSPDQGYQIGTVTGCPGELQGTIYRLGPLQGYCVLEVEFVPLP; encoded by the coding sequence ATGCGCAAAAAATCCAGGTGTGTGTATGCGGCCGACAAAGGTTGTCAGCAAGCTGATAAGCAAGACTGGTTCTTTCAGCCAACCCTTTTTGAGATCACTGCACAAGGGGAGGGCAACGGTCAGCTGTTCCCGGGCTATCAGCAGATAATTGAAGGTCGAGGGGCTGAGATCTATATTGAGCCCAATCAGGGTTATTTACTTGACACCATTACGGGCTGTGGTGGCCAGCTGGACGGAGGTCTGTATCTGCTTCCTAAGGTGGTGCAAAGCTGTGAGGTGACGGCAACATTTAAACAAGATCCAAGTGTTGCGGCGCGGGCAGGTATTACAGATCCAGTGCTTGCCCAGTGCGTGAACAATACACACGCAGAAATGCCGGAGCAGGTCACAGAGCTGTATTGCGACTATCAGGATGGCATTCAGTCGCTGGTCGGGCTGACCAATTTAACCGAATTGCACACGCTGGCACTGTCGCAGCTGGAGGTGACGGCGCTGGATTTGTCCGGACTGGAAAAGCTGACCTCGCTGCATATCAATGACAGCCACAACGGTCTGACGTCACTGACTATGACGAATCCCGAGCAACTCACCCAGTTAAGTTTAATCAACAACGGGCTGGGGAGCACGCAGCTTGCGGCACTGGAATTGGAGCGTTTTACGGCCTTAACCTCACTGGATTTAAGCAATAATCAGCTGACAGAGCTCAGCGGTGCTGCCTGGCCGGAGCTTCGTTTTCTTGAAGTGAACGGCAATCAGCTGGCTACGCTTAGCATTGACAAAAACCTCAAGCTGCAGTGGCTTAGAGCTTCCGGTAATCAACTTAAGCGGCTGGATATATCCGCCAATACTGATCTGGAGTTTGTCAGTGTGTCAAACAATCAGCTCACCGGAATTACAACGGCCGAACACCCTGTACTGACAAGGTTTTTGGCCTGGTCTAATCGTCTGAGTGAGCTGCAGCTGGAGGGTATGCCAAAGTTGAAGGATCTTGAAGTGGAGCATAACCCGCTAGTCCGGCTCGACACCTCGCACAACCCAGAGCTGACTATTTTGTGGATCCATGGTGCCTTGATCAGGCAGCTGGACTTATCGGCCAATCCTAATTTGGAGCGGCTATTTGCTAATGATTTGGTTCACCTGAATGGGCTGGATCTCAGCGCTAACCCCCGGCTTCACTACCTGGAAATTGGCCATAACAATCACTGGCAGTCGCTGACACTGGCGGATGAGGTCGTCCTGCAATATCTGGGCATGGCAAGTAACCCTGAGCTGCTGAGTAAGTTGTCGAGTGCGACCGCGCGCCAGGTAAGCGGGCTAAATATCAGCTCGACTGATCCCCAGCTGGTAGATCTCACCCCGTTTGACAAGCTCACCGCTTTGACATGGCAGAATGCCGGGTTACAGCAGCTTGACCTGTCTGCACTGCCTCAACTCAGTAGCCTGAACTTATCTGAAAACCCCTTCTCTCAATTGGATTTGAGCCCTCAGACCCAGTTACAGCAATTGGACTTGTCCGGTACTGCACTACCCGGCCTGGACATCAGTGCGCTGCCGGATCTGCACACTCTGAATATAGATGGCTCAGCAATCACCGTGCTGGATGTCGGGCATAACCCCAAGCTGCATGCTATTTACGCCTCGCACAGTGCCATTGAAGTTGTCTCCGGACTGGAGTCCCTGGAAAATAAATGGGCTAATATTGGGCTGATGCATAATCCACTCAGTGACGATACTATCGCTTACCTGGCTGATCTGCGAGATCATCAAGGGTATATAAATCTGAGTTTTAGTAAGCTCTTTGTGCCTGTGATTGAGTTATCAGGTCCTGGCAGTGTGCGCCTGGAACTGTATTACAATGGCAATGAGTATTATCATCAGGCCTATTTTGAACCTGAGCCCGGTTATGCAGTCAGTGAAGCAAACGGGTGTCCGGGCCACTGGGAAGGCAACAGTTATGCAATTGAGCCCTTGACGGCCGCCTGTACCTTGCAAGTGACCTTTGCTGAAGTAGTACCTTTGTCTCAGCAAATCGGGTTAACGGATCCGGCATTGAGCCTGTGTGTAGACAACTCCGGGTATAGCTGGCCTCGTGAGGTGGTTGAGTTAAGCTGTCATCAAGCGATATCAACCACGGACTTTGCGCCCCTGGCGGCGTTTCATAATCTGACCTCTTTACAGCTGTACCAGGTGCAAGCCAGCGAGCTGGATTTTAGTGCCTTACCTGGGCTGACTTCATTGTCTCTGGGCGGGAGCAAAGTAACAGCCCTGGCTGTGCATCCGGATGCCCCCATTACCACACTGAACTTAGAGTATATGTCATTGACCAATAGCGAACTCGCAGCACTTAATCTGGCGCGTTTTACGCATCTGGAAGCGTTGAGTTTGTATGGCAATGAGCTGACAGAGTTTAATGGTGACACACTGCCTAAGCTGAAAAGGCTTGAGCTTGGCTGGAACTTACTGACGACGCTGAATTTAACTCAGAACCCGGCTCTGCAGCATCTGAGTACGGAGAATAACCCATTACAAGTGCTGGATATTTCGAGTAATCCCCGGCTTATCGGAGTGCGGGCTGTGTTTAATCAGCTTTCCCGGATCGAGTTTGGGGATCATCCTGAGCTTGAATTGTTGGCTCTGTGGAACAACCAGCTGACCACCTTAATGCTTAATAATATGCCCAAGTTGCGTCAGCTATATGCAAGTTCAAATCGCCTTACGCAGCTGGATGTTTCCGCTGTTCCCTCTCTGGAGACTCTTGAAATTAGTGATAATACACTGACGTCTTTGGATTTAGCTGGCAATGTAAATTTGCAGTGGCTGGTGGCAAATCGGATGGAGCAGTTGGAATCTTTAGATCTGAGTCATAATACTCAGCTGAGATCTTTGTCGCTGGAAAATTATGACATGTGGCGTGCTATTAGGTTACCTGATTTATCTAATCTGACTTTCCTGAATGTCTCCGGTAGCCCGGAGCTGTTTAAAGAGATTACTAATCAACCATTACCCGCGTTGGAAGGGTTACATGTCAACAGACTGAGCCATCAAATTGTGGATCTGGCAAACTTCCCCAACATCATCTCGCTGAGCTGGACTGATGCCAAGTTGCCAGCGGCTTATCTGTCAGAAGCTGCGGCTTTGAGAGTGGTGGACTTGTCACGTAACCCCTTGACTGAGCTTGAGTTGAGTAGAAATTATCAGCTTACTGAACTGAAATTAAATAATACTCAATTAACCGCGCTGGCATTAAGCCATGTGCAGGCGCTTGAGTCACTGGAGTTTAGCCATACCCCGGTGACTTCACTGGATCTGCAATATCACCCACACCTCTACAATGTGTATGCCTCGGCGGCAGCCCTTACTGAGGTGAGCGGGATTGAGTCTGTCGAAAGCAAATTTGTGAACTTAGAGCTACGTAATAACCCGCTCAGCGATGACACGGTTGCTTATCTGACCCGGATGCGGGAGCAGGGCTACATTGAGCTGCGTTATAGTCAGGCGTCGGTTGCAGAGGTGAAAGTCACAGGAAATGGTGTCGTGGATAGAACGTATCTGGAATTGACTGAAGGACAGACATTCGACCTGCAGCTAAGCCCAGATCAGGGGTATCAGATCGGCACAGTGACCGGTTGCCCGGGTGAGTTACAGGGCACAATTTACCGGCTTGGCCCATTGCAAGGTTACTGTGTGTTAGAAGTGGAGTTTGTGCCCTTGCCTTAA